The following coding sequences lie in one Halalkalicoccus subterraneus genomic window:
- a CDS encoding TOBE domain-containing protein — MDEDRDVRSAVETGLAVDEEVVTDRDVELLRAIAEHGSIHAATGELERSYAHAQRRVVELEAALGPLVERQRGGSGGGGSSLTDGARELLERFDRLETAAEGLTAVEETVLSGRVIEREGELGVVECDPGEVRALVPPEGEAVAVAIRSDAITLTPPEEAPAPDETSARNRFEGTVERVESGESVAHVRVGVGDGTVLVALVTRASVERLGLEPGRAVVVSFKATATRATPTRPD; from the coding sequence ATGGACGAGGACCGGGACGTCCGCAGCGCGGTCGAAACGGGGTTGGCCGTCGACGAGGAGGTCGTCACCGACCGCGACGTCGAGTTGCTCCGTGCGATCGCCGAGCACGGCTCGATCCACGCGGCTACAGGCGAGTTGGAACGCTCCTACGCGCACGCCCAGCGCCGGGTCGTCGAACTGGAGGCGGCGCTCGGCCCGCTGGTCGAACGCCAACGGGGCGGGTCGGGCGGCGGTGGGAGTTCGCTCACCGACGGGGCACGCGAGTTGCTCGAACGGTTCGACCGCCTCGAAACCGCCGCGGAGGGGCTGACGGCCGTCGAGGAGACGGTGCTTTCGGGTCGGGTGATCGAGCGCGAGGGCGAACTCGGCGTCGTGGAGTGCGATCCGGGGGAGGTTCGCGCGCTCGTTCCCCCGGAGGGCGAGGCAGTCGCGGTGGCGATCCGCTCGGACGCGATCACGCTGACGCCGCCCGAGGAGGCGCCCGCGCCCGACGAGACGAGTGCTCGGAACCGATTCGAGGGCACTGTAGAACGCGTCGAGAGCGGCGAATCGGTCGCCCACGTCCGAGTCGGGGTCGGGGACGGAACGGTGCTGGTCGCGCTCGTGACCCGTGCGAGCGTCGAGCGACTCGGCCTCGAACCCGGCCGGGCGGTCGTCGTCTCGTTCAAGGCGACGGCGACGCGCGCGACGCCGACCCGTCCCGATTAA